Proteins encoded within one genomic window of Dictyoglomus sp.:
- a CDS encoding ABC transporter ATP-binding protein — translation MPELLLVKNLKKYFPRGRKVLKAVDNVSFSINAGETLGLVGESGSGKSTLGRTVLRLLEPDDGEILFEGINLRKLKGEELRQIRMFMQIIFQDPLASLNPQMTIGQAIEDPLIIHNIGTKEQRRKGVMELLDIVGIGREYIDSFPHEFSGGQQQRVGIARALALNPKFIVCDEPVSSLDVSIGAQIISLLYELKRQFKLAYLFISHDLAVVRYLSDKVAVMYLGTFVELAPKEELYGNPLHPYTRALLASVPKMPKNEERQRKFPALKGEIPSPIDLPIGCRFQSRCEYVMDICRKEEPIFREVSPEHFVSCHLV, via the coding sequence ATGCCTGAACTTTTATTAGTAAAAAATTTAAAAAAATACTTTCCCAGGGGAAGAAAGGTATTAAAAGCAGTTGATAATGTCTCCTTCTCAATAAACGCTGGAGAAACTCTAGGACTTGTGGGAGAGAGTGGTTCAGGAAAATCTACCCTTGGAAGAACAGTTTTAAGACTTCTTGAGCCTGACGATGGAGAGATCCTTTTTGAGGGTATAAATTTAAGAAAATTAAAAGGTGAGGAGCTAAGACAGATAAGAATGTTTATGCAAATAATTTTCCAGGATCCTTTAGCATCTTTAAATCCTCAGATGACTATAGGACAAGCGATAGAAGATCCTTTAATCATTCATAACATAGGAACTAAGGAACAGAGAAGAAAAGGAGTAATGGAACTTCTTGATATAGTAGGAATTGGTAGAGAATATATAGACTCTTTTCCCCACGAATTCTCGGGAGGACAACAACAAAGAGTTGGAATAGCAAGGGCATTAGCATTGAATCCTAAGTTTATTGTGTGTGATGAACCTGTATCTTCTCTTGATGTATCCATAGGAGCACAAATTATCTCTCTTCTATATGAACTAAAGAGACAGTTTAAGTTGGCATATTTATTTATTTCTCATGATTTAGCAGTAGTAAGATATTTATCAGATAAGGTTGCTGTTATGTATTTAGGGACATTTGTAGAACTGGCTCCTAAGGAAGAGCTATATGGAAATCCTTTACATCCTTATACCCGAGCTCTCCTTGCATCAGTTCCTAAGATGCCTAAAAATGAGGAACGTCAAAGGAAGTTTCCAGCTCTTAAAGGAGAAATTCCATCTCCTATAGATCTTCCGATTGGATGTAGATTCCAGTCTCGATGTGAATATGTAATGGATATATGTAGAAAAGAAGAACCTATCTTTAGAGAGGTTTCTCCAGAGCATTTTGTTTCATGCCATCTGGTATAA
- a CDS encoding peptide ABC transporter substrate-binding protein: protein MYKKRFLVLFVLFSVLLLSGIVNGQKERVVSLPYFDTPGFTPYYWQPQHILAQGTIFEGLFGYAPDPKGLGGVKVVPVIAQSVTVSKDYKVWTFKLRKDKKWSNGDPVTAKDFEWSFRYYASPKIPDFPAWAGPHQFIENFWAVKSGALSEDKLGVKALDDYTLEIRLSQPRYDMKEWLCVAQGVPLHRKTVEADPQNWWRPGKIVVNGPYIPQSWTPGKDAVLVKNPNYVGERGNVDKIVLKFGGLGIQQYQAGELDAAFINTVPEYKFVKADPTLSKHFREDVMDLFWNGYQISRGFDPLMDNKKLRQALAMAIDREKLCNEVLGGRALPLSSYWPKGSPIGDKMKEIPFDVKKAQQLLAEAGYPGGKGLPTLVFYITGGGDPVVEFIVDQWKKNLGVNCIIENVESGLYWNSYVWANFTPEAKAGFTVIGAPMNNLEIGALFKNSDHTIWFFDYPASVKKRLNEYDKEYDAWLRKEGGQTEADWKPLIEKRNTLLAGFKKIVETEPEKLWREDLTRPPLWYEQFDELYEKWKAAKTPEEKTNYWRLAGRVITSQERFQVEYNGRNPSNKEAYRWRLRAVNRPFSEAVKIAHYALQIMQDQYWMVPVYLAKAQWVQNPKLEGLMLYKFSWGPAFFCFKYLNLKD from the coding sequence ATGTATAAAAAGAGATTTTTAGTGTTATTTGTTTTATTTTCAGTTCTTCTTCTCTCAGGAATAGTAAATGGACAAAAGGAAAGAGTTGTAAGTTTACCCTATTTTGATACACCAGGATTTACCCCTTATTATTGGCAGCCTCAACATATCTTGGCACAAGGAACTATATTTGAAGGACTTTTTGGATATGCACCAGATCCAAAGGGTCTTGGAGGAGTAAAGGTTGTTCCTGTTATTGCTCAAAGTGTTACAGTTTCAAAGGATTATAAAGTTTGGACTTTTAAGTTGAGAAAGGATAAAAAGTGGTCTAATGGAGACCCAGTAACGGCAAAGGATTTCGAATGGTCTTTTAGATACTATGCAAGCCCTAAGATACCAGATTTTCCTGCCTGGGCTGGACCCCATCAGTTTATTGAAAACTTCTGGGCAGTGAAAAGTGGAGCTCTTTCAGAGGATAAACTTGGAGTAAAGGCTCTTGATGATTATACCTTAGAGATTAGACTTTCTCAGCCAAGATATGATATGAAGGAATGGCTTTGTGTTGCTCAAGGTGTTCCTTTACATAGAAAAACTGTAGAAGCGGATCCTCAGAACTGGTGGAGACCTGGGAAGATTGTAGTAAATGGACCATATATTCCTCAATCTTGGACTCCTGGGAAGGATGCAGTTTTAGTCAAAAATCCTAACTATGTAGGGGAAAGAGGAAATGTAGATAAGATAGTACTTAAATTCGGCGGACTTGGAATTCAGCAATATCAGGCTGGAGAGCTTGATGCAGCATTTATAAATACTGTACCAGAATATAAATTTGTAAAAGCGGATCCAACCTTGTCTAAGCATTTCCGTGAAGATGTTATGGATCTATTCTGGAATGGATATCAAATTTCTCGTGGATTTGATCCATTAATGGATAATAAGAAATTAAGACAAGCCCTTGCTATGGCCATAGATAGGGAGAAATTATGTAATGAAGTCTTAGGTGGAAGAGCATTACCCCTTTCCTCTTATTGGCCTAAAGGATCACCTATTGGTGATAAAATGAAGGAAATTCCTTTTGATGTAAAGAAGGCACAACAGTTACTTGCAGAGGCAGGATATCCTGGTGGAAAGGGACTTCCAACCCTTGTATTCTACATAACTGGTGGCGGAGATCCTGTAGTTGAATTTATAGTGGATCAATGGAAAAAGAATCTTGGAGTGAATTGTATAATTGAGAATGTAGAGTCTGGACTTTACTGGAATTCCTATGTATGGGCAAACTTTACCCCTGAAGCAAAGGCTGGATTTACTGTAATTGGTGCTCCTATGAATAATTTAGAAATTGGAGCATTGTTTAAGAATTCTGATCATACTATTTGGTTCTTTGATTACCCAGCTAGTGTAAAGAAGAGACTCAACGAGTATGATAAGGAATATGATGCTTGGCTAAGAAAAGAAGGAGGACAAACTGAGGCAGATTGGAAGCCACTAATTGAAAAAAGAAACACATTACTTGCAGGATTCAAAAAGATAGTGGAAACTGAGCCAGAAAAATTATGGAGAGAAGATTTAACAAGACCACCTCTTTGGTATGAACAATTTGATGAACTTTATGAAAAATGGAAGGCTGCAAAGACTCCAGAAGAAAAGACTAACTATTGGAGATTAGCAGGAAGAGTAATAACAAGCCAAGAAAGATTTCAAGTAGAATATAATGGTAGAAACCCATCAAATAAGGAAGCATATAGATGGAGACTTAGGGCTGTTAATAGACCTTTCAGTGAGGCAGTAAAGATTGCTCATTATGCATTACAAATCATGCAAGATCAGTATTGGATGGTTCCCGTATATTTAGCAAAGGCTCAATGGGTACAAAATCCAAAACTTGAAGGCTTAATGCTTTATAAGTTCTCTTGGGGTCCTGCTTTCTTCTGCTTCAAATATCTAAATCTTAAGGACTAA
- a CDS encoding ABC transporter permease: MGLLKYILKRLVTIFISLVVVIVITYILMYLAPGEFFNINAFSASAGKVSTLTPEQLQILIKGFEEKYGLNVPLWKQILNYLGDAFRFKFGPSFSNPNEPIEVQIARRFPVTFTLAILSIALALIIGIPLGVISALKRNTWIDYTTTFVAMIGSMFPAYLIGVILVIIFSIYLKVLPTSGWETPKQMILPVVTVALAPLATIARFMRSSLLDVLNQDYVRTAYAKGGTERAVIIRHALRNSMIPIVTIIGPQLAILFTGTVWIENLFRVPGLGQLFVNAAAQRDYPLLVTSTFILSLSVMFMNLLVDIIYAFLDPRIKYE, from the coding sequence ATGGGACTTTTAAAGTATATTCTAAAAAGATTAGTTACTATATTTATCTCCCTTGTTGTAGTTATAGTTATCACATATATTCTTATGTATCTTGCTCCTGGTGAATTCTTTAATATAAATGCCTTTTCAGCTAGTGCTGGAAAAGTTTCTACTTTAACTCCTGAACAGCTTCAAATTTTAATAAAGGGTTTCGAAGAGAAATACGGATTAAACGTTCCTTTATGGAAGCAAATTTTAAATTATTTAGGAGATGCCTTTAGATTTAAATTTGGACCATCCTTTTCAAATCCTAATGAGCCTATAGAAGTTCAAATTGCAAGAAGATTTCCTGTAACTTTTACACTTGCGATTTTATCGATTGCTCTTGCATTAATTATAGGTATCCCTCTTGGTGTTATTTCTGCTCTTAAAAGAAATACTTGGATCGATTATACTACAACTTTTGTAGCTATGATAGGAAGTATGTTTCCTGCTTATCTCATAGGTGTTATTTTAGTTATTATATTTAGTATTTATTTAAAGGTTCTTCCTACCTCAGGATGGGAAACTCCAAAACAGATGATTCTTCCTGTAGTTACCGTTGCTTTAGCACCCCTCGCTACAATAGCAAGATTCATGAGATCAAGTCTTTTAGATGTGCTTAACCAAGATTATGTAAGAACTGCATATGCAAAGGGAGGAACCGAAAGAGCAGTAATTATTAGACATGCTCTAAGAAATTCTATGATTCCTATAGTAACTATAATTGGACCTCAACTTGCGATACTTTTTACGGGAACTGTTTGGATTGAAAATCTTTTCAGGGTTCCTGGTCTAGGACAATTATTTGTTAATGCAGCTGCTCAACGGGATTATCCGTTACTTGTTACTTCTACTTTTATTCTCTCTTTGTCGGTCATGTTTATGAACTTGTTGGTAGATATAATATATGCATTTTTAGATCCAAGGATTAAATATGAATAA
- a CDS encoding sugar phosphate isomerase/epimerase, producing MRRIPIALQLYSVRKECEKDFEKTIKEISEMGYEGVEFAGYYGKSANELKKILNKYNLKVAGTHIPINTLIGDELEKTVEFNYILENKYLIIPSLPEEYTKDKKGWEKAIELINEISSKLRSYKMILGFHNHSIEFQRLNGETFWNFFFDNVNEDVVMQLDTGNAMNGGADPIEILRRYLKRAKTIHLKEYPLTSRAIGEGIINWKEIFDICEKEGKTEWYIVEYENPSFPPLESVRLCLENIKKIKE from the coding sequence ATGAGAAGAATTCCAATAGCACTGCAGCTTTATTCTGTAAGGAAGGAATGTGAAAAGGATTTTGAGAAAACAATTAAAGAAATTTCTGAGATGGGATATGAAGGGGTAGAATTTGCAGGCTATTACGGAAAATCTGCAAATGAGCTTAAGAAAATACTAAATAAATATAACCTAAAGGTTGCAGGAACTCACATTCCCATTAATACTTTAATAGGAGATGAATTGGAAAAAACTGTAGAATTTAATTATATATTGGAAAACAAATATTTAATTATCCCATCTCTTCCCGAAGAATATACTAAAGATAAAAAAGGATGGGAAAAGGCTATCGAGCTCATAAATGAAATTTCTAGTAAACTAAGATCTTATAAAATGATATTAGGTTTTCATAACCATTCTATAGAATTCCAAAGACTCAATGGAGAAACTTTTTGGAATTTCTTTTTTGATAATGTTAACGAAGATGTAGTAATGCAACTAGATACGGGAAATGCCATGAATGGAGGAGCAGATCCCATAGAAATATTGAGACGATACTTAAAAAGAGCAAAGACTATTCATCTAAAAGAATATCCCTTAACTTCAAGGGCTATTGGGGAAGGGATTATAAATTGGAAAGAAATCTTTGATATATGTGAAAAAGAAGGAAAAACAGAATGGTACATAGTAGAGTATGAAAATCCCTCTTTTCCTCCTCTAGAAAGTGTTAGATTATGTTTAGAAAATATTAAAAAAATAAAAGAGTAG
- a CDS encoding glycoside hydrolase family 5 protein, with product MKKLLVLSFIFLIFLGRTSAMEKLPILRGVNMGNALEAPFEGQWGVVIKDEYFSLIRSAGFDHVRIPVRWNAYAEYKPPYKISPYIFERVDHVIKEAFKNNLYVIINIHHYEEIMQEPEKHKERFLKLWEQISEHYKDYPETLYFELLNEPCMNLKSNLWNEYLMEAVKIVRKTNPTRKIIIGPTDWNNIYRLNELKIPQGDKNIIVTFHYYNPFNFTHQGAEWVNPSPPVGVKWLGTEAEKKAIERELDMVVDWSKRNGNPPLYMGEFGAYSKADMESRVRWTSFVARSAEKRGIAWSYWEFCSGFGIYDPLNKKWRIDLLKALIPDTKIKE from the coding sequence ATGAAAAAGTTACTAGTTCTCTCTTTCATATTCTTAATTTTTCTTGGGAGGACTTCTGCTATGGAAAAATTGCCTATTCTTCGGGGAGTGAATATGGGAAATGCATTGGAAGCGCCTTTCGAAGGACAATGGGGTGTTGTAATAAAGGATGAGTATTTTTCTTTAATTAGAAGTGCAGGATTTGACCATGTAAGAATACCTGTAAGGTGGAACGCTTATGCGGAATATAAACCACCTTATAAAATTTCTCCTTATATTTTTGAAAGGGTAGATCATGTTATAAAAGAAGCTTTTAAAAACAATCTTTATGTAATTATTAATATTCACCATTATGAAGAAATAATGCAGGAACCTGAGAAACATAAAGAAAGATTTTTAAAATTATGGGAGCAAATATCAGAACATTATAAAGATTATCCTGAAACTTTGTATTTTGAATTATTAAATGAGCCCTGTATGAATCTAAAAAGTAATCTATGGAATGAATATTTAATGGAAGCGGTAAAAATTGTAAGAAAAACGAATCCTACAAGAAAGATTATAATAGGTCCTACTGATTGGAATAATATATATCGATTAAACGAATTAAAAATACCGCAAGGTGATAAAAATATAATAGTAACCTTTCATTACTATAATCCTTTTAACTTTACTCATCAAGGAGCAGAATGGGTTAATCCTTCCCCTCCCGTAGGGGTAAAATGGCTAGGAACAGAAGCAGAGAAAAAAGCAATAGAAAGAGAATTAGATATGGTAGTAGATTGGAGTAAAAGAAATGGAAACCCTCCATTATACATGGGAGAATTTGGAGCCTATTCAAAAGCAGATATGGAATCGAGAGTAAGATGGACTTCTTTTGTAGCAAGATCTGCTGAAAAAAGAGGAATAGCTTGGAGTTATTGGGAATTTTGTTCGGGTTTTGGAATTTATGATCCATTAAATAAAAAATGGAGAATAGATCTTCTTAAAGCATTAATTCCCGACACGAAAATAAAAGAGTAG
- a CDS encoding mannose-1-phosphate guanylyltransferase — translation MKVRVVIIAGGSGKRLWPISTEYKPKPFLNLFGEENLIKNTFERAKRISKDISMVVNIKHKRYVEDLPAEKIYEIIGRNTAPAIALASLFLDDEDIMVVLPADHVIPEIDKFEKIIRKAIDFANRRDALITLGIKPTYPETGYGYIEVGEKVEENIYKVLLFHEKPDLEKAKEYIEKGSFFWNSGIFIWKNKSIKSAFIKYLSEDYGKIYTLKEYIGKESFEEKIEEVYKEIKSVSIDKGVLEKAENIYVIPADFQWSDIGSWESLYNVFPKDKRGNYITGEVKTLDVKNSLILNYSDKETVVIEEENIIVVITEDKILISKKGSSSRVKDII, via the coding sequence ATGAAGGTGAGGGTAGTTATAATTGCGGGTGGAAGTGGAAAAAGACTTTGGCCTATTAGTACTGAATATAAACCCAAACCCTTTTTAAATCTTTTTGGGGAGGAAAATCTTATTAAAAATACCTTCGAAAGAGCTAAAAGAATTTCCAAGGATATATCTATGGTGGTAAATATAAAACATAAAAGATATGTAGAAGATCTACCTGCAGAAAAGATTTATGAAATCATTGGAAGAAACACTGCACCTGCCATAGCTCTTGCATCTTTATTTTTAGACGATGAGGATATAATGGTGGTTTTACCTGCAGATCATGTAATTCCAGAAATAGATAAATTTGAAAAAATCATTCGAAAAGCAATAGATTTTGCAAATAGAAGAGATGCTCTAATAACCCTTGGGATAAAACCTACCTATCCTGAAACAGGTTATGGATATATAGAAGTGGGAGAAAAAGTTGAGGAGAATATATACAAAGTACTTCTTTTCCATGAGAAACCAGATCTTGAAAAGGCAAAGGAATATATAGAAAAAGGAAGTTTCTTTTGGAATTCTGGAATTTTTATATGGAAGAATAAATCAATTAAATCTGCTTTTATAAAATATCTTTCTGAAGACTATGGAAAGATCTATACTTTAAAAGAATATATTGGAAAAGAATCCTTCGAGGAAAAAATAGAAGAAGTCTACAAGGAAATAAAAAGTGTTTCCATTGATAAGGGAGTATTAGAAAAAGCAGAAAACATATATGTAATCCCTGCAGATTTTCAATGGAGTGATATAGGAAGTTGGGAATCTCTCTATAATGTCTTTCCAAAAGATAAGAGAGGAAATTATATAACAGGTGAGGTAAAAACACTAGACGTTAAGAACTCTCTTATCTTAAATTATTCTGATAAAGAAACAGTAGTTATAGAGGAAGAAAATATAATAGTTGTTATAACTGAAGATAAAATACTAATTTCTAAGAAAGGTTCTTCATCAAGAGTTAAGGATATTATTTAG
- a CDS encoding ABC transporter ATP-binding protein: MAELLRVNNLKTYFYRREGIVKAVDGISYKLDYGETLGIVGESGSGKTVSVLSLLRLIRRNGWIESGEAIFDGKDLLKLSKEELREIRGRDISIIFQDPMTSLNPIMKIGIQVMEPIIWHRVMSDKEARDRAIELLRVVGIPEHKTRFWDYPFQFSGGMRQRVMIAMALACNPKLIIADEPTTALDVTIRAQILNLMQDMKEKFGMSIIFITHDITLAMNFCDTIIVMYAGKIVEYSLMDKFIKKPLHPYSQGLLNSTLDIETKEGSLRPIPGNPPSLINPPSGCRFHPRCPYAQEICKEEEPELKEIEEGHKTACHLVKGGKINA; encoded by the coding sequence ATGGCAGAATTATTGAGAGTAAATAATCTAAAAACATATTTTTATAGACGTGAAGGAATAGTTAAGGCTGTTGATGGTATAAGCTATAAATTAGACTATGGAGAGACTTTGGGAATTGTAGGAGAGAGTGGGTCGGGAAAAACTGTTTCTGTTCTTTCTCTCTTGAGACTTATCAGAAGAAATGGATGGATAGAAAGTGGTGAAGCAATTTTTGATGGGAAAGACTTGTTAAAACTTTCTAAAGAAGAATTAAGAGAAATTAGGGGTAGAGATATCTCCATAATCTTCCAAGATCCTATGACTAGTCTAAATCCCATTATGAAAATAGGCATACAAGTTATGGAACCTATAATTTGGCATAGAGTAATGTCTGATAAAGAAGCAAGGGATAGAGCAATAGAGTTGTTAAGAGTTGTAGGAATACCAGAACATAAAACAAGATTTTGGGATTATCCCTTTCAATTTTCAGGAGGAATGAGACAAAGAGTAATGATAGCTATGGCTTTAGCTTGTAATCCAAAACTTATTATTGCAGATGAGCCTACTACTGCTCTTGATGTAACTATAAGAGCTCAAATTTTAAATTTAATGCAAGATATGAAGGAAAAATTTGGAATGAGTATAATATTTATAACCCATGATATTACTCTTGCCATGAACTTTTGTGATACTATAATAGTAATGTATGCAGGAAAAATCGTAGAATATAGTCTCATGGATAAATTCATAAAAAAACCATTACATCCTTATTCTCAAGGCCTTTTAAACTCTACTTTAGATATTGAAACAAAAGAAGGTTCTTTGAGACCTATTCCTGGAAACCCACCAAGCCTAATAAATCCCCCATCGGGTTGTAGATTTCATCCAAGATGTCCTTATGCTCAAGAGATATGCAAGGAAGAAGAGCCAGAATTAAAAGAAATAGAAGAAGGGCATAAAACAGCGTGTCATTTAGTGAAGGGAGGAAAAATTAATGCCTGA
- a CDS encoding ABC transporter permease encodes MEVALVQKSKKAGYWASAWRRFKENKMAVASLIYISILIFISIFAPIIAPYPYDEPHYGHTFEGPSWRFPFGTDDLGRCMLSRHIYAIRNALFIGFGSQIVVLVIGVILGAIAGFKGGRLDTILMRIVDIMFAFPTFLFNVILVTVLGRGLHTILFAVGVTGWPGMARLVRGLVLSLKNADFVEAARALGAKESYIIRKYILPNMLGPIIISLAFGIPNGIWIESGLALIGMGVRPPMPSWGNMLGGASQYVFAFPHLLIFPAVTFALTMLAFNYLGDGLRDALNPRSEV; translated from the coding sequence ATGGAGGTAGCTTTAGTTCAAAAGTCAAAAAAAGCAGGATATTGGGCTTCTGCATGGAGAAGATTTAAAGAAAACAAGATGGCAGTGGCAAGTTTAATTTATATATCCATTCTTATTTTTATATCAATATTTGCCCCTATTATAGCACCCTATCCATATGATGAACCCCATTATGGACATACTTTTGAAGGTCCCAGTTGGAGATTTCCTTTTGGGACTGATGATTTAGGAAGATGTATGCTTAGCAGGCATATTTATGCTATTAGAAATGCATTATTTATAGGTTTTGGGTCTCAAATTGTAGTCCTTGTGATAGGGGTAATTCTTGGAGCTATCGCAGGTTTTAAGGGAGGAAGATTGGATACTATTTTAATGAGAATTGTGGATATAATGTTTGCCTTTCCTACTTTTCTATTTAATGTAATTCTTGTTACTGTTCTAGGAAGAGGATTGCATACTATTCTTTTTGCAGTAGGAGTTACTGGTTGGCCAGGAATGGCAAGACTTGTTAGAGGATTAGTTTTATCTCTAAAAAATGCAGATTTTGTAGAGGCTGCAAGAGCTCTTGGGGCAAAAGAATCTTATATAATAAGAAAATATATTCTTCCCAATATGTTAGGACCTATAATAATAAGTTTAGCTTTTGGAATTCCTAACGGAATTTGGATAGAAAGTGGATTAGCTCTTATTGGAATGGGGGTAAGGCCACCAATGCCCAGTTGGGGTAATATGCTTGGTGGTGCATCCCAGTATGTATTTGCGTTCCCTCATCTTCTAATCTTTCCTGCAGTAACCTTTGCTCTTACTATGCTTGCCTTTAATTATTTAGGGGATGGTTTAAGAGATGCTTTAAATCCAAGGAGTGAGGTATAA
- a CDS encoding DUF4272 domain-containing protein, with translation MEKDKIALRCLSLGSYIVRGELDISVRNQGNKDFLNSANELVRLLYSWMEKEDLLNYLTSEELESFSKPLGEWNNMEIIKAIWRNESLGTLLWALSLIPKIPPYDNLFIPERLIENLTLFRPKEYFLEKVRLRSEEEIKRERDISEYWFWRLQVFDLEKRNEPISEGVNIKDIIRSVAEKAYIDGCIPEPIDGDFPILGKPFKDINLDEYLQISYIIVERYNTLNWLCGYSDSS, from the coding sequence ATGGAAAAAGATAAAATTGCCTTAAGATGTCTTTCTCTTGGAAGTTATATTGTTAGAGGAGAATTAGATATTTCAGTTAGAAATCAAGGAAACAAAGATTTTTTAAACTCTGCCAACGAATTAGTAAGATTACTATATTCGTGGATGGAAAAGGAAGATTTGTTAAATTATCTAACTTCAGAAGAACTAGAATCTTTCTCAAAACCTCTTGGTGAGTGGAATAATATGGAAATCATTAAAGCTATATGGAGAAATGAATCTTTAGGAACTCTTCTTTGGGCTTTATCTCTAATTCCCAAGATTCCTCCCTATGATAATCTTTTTATACCTGAAAGACTTATTGAAAATCTTACCCTCTTTAGGCCAAAGGAGTACTTTTTAGAAAAGGTGAGATTAAGATCTGAAGAAGAGATAAAAAGGGAAAGGGATATTTCAGAATATTGGTTTTGGAGATTACAAGTTTTTGATTTAGAAAAAAGAAATGAGCCTATATCTGAGGGGGTAAATATAAAGGATATAATAAGATCTGTTGCTGAAAAGGCATATATTGATGGGTGTATACCTGAACCCATTGATGGTGATTTTCCTATTTTAGGAAAGCCCTTTAAAGATATTAATTTGGATGAATATTTGCAAATTTCATATATTATTGTAGAAAGATATAATACTTTAAATTGGTTATGTGGATATTCTGATAGTAGTTAA
- a CDS encoding glycoside hydrolase family 1 protein → MKYLFPDGFFWGTAVSSHQVEGNNNNNDWWEFETQGKVKNKEKSGIACDFWNRYEEDFKIIKEMNNNAFRFSIEWSRIEPMLGVFDGSSLEHYKKMIVSLREKEIEPFVTLHHFTNPLWISKEGGWLNSKTIDFFLRYVEKVVREYKDLVKYWITINEPNAYAFVSYLMGMFPPQEKSLSKMVLVLNNMLKAHAKAYEIIHEIIPDAKVSIAYNIIIFDPINPSSFIDKKVQSFLDRLYNLTFLETILTGKFSAPFKREDIPYAKDTLDYLGINYYTRLYVGFDVKAFPYFIKIYVPDNVEKSDFGWEIYPEGFYRVVKRFWEMVKKPIIITENGISDAKDEKRPKYLISHLIELHRAIQAGVKVLGYLHWSLMDNFEWAEGFSQRFGLIEVDFKTQERKWRESGKIYKNIAENNGISEELIERYMK, encoded by the coding sequence ATGAAGTATCTCTTTCCTGATGGATTTTTTTGGGGTACTGCAGTATCTTCCCATCAAGTGGAAGGGAATAATAACAATAATGATTGGTGGGAATTTGAAACTCAAGGAAAGGTAAAAAATAAAGAAAAATCAGGAATTGCCTGTGATTTTTGGAATAGATATGAGGAAGATTTCAAAATTATTAAAGAAATGAATAACAATGCTTTTAGATTTTCCATAGAATGGAGTAGAATCGAACCTATGCTTGGAGTATTTGATGGTTCATCCTTAGAGCATTATAAAAAAATGATAGTATCTTTAAGAGAAAAAGAAATAGAGCCCTTTGTTACATTACATCACTTTACTAATCCCCTTTGGATATCAAAAGAAGGAGGATGGTTGAATAGTAAAACTATTGATTTCTTTTTAAGATATGTAGAAAAAGTTGTAAGAGAATATAAAGACTTGGTAAAATATTGGATTACTATAAATGAACCTAATGCCTATGCTTTTGTTAGTTATCTTATGGGGATGTTTCCCCCTCAAGAAAAAAGTCTTTCTAAAATGGTTCTTGTTCTTAATAATATGCTTAAGGCTCATGCAAAAGCATATGAAATTATTCACGAAATAATACCCGATGCAAAGGTTAGTATTGCTTACAATATTATTATATTTGATCCTATTAATCCATCTTCTTTTATCGACAAAAAAGTACAAAGCTTTCTAGATAGATTGTATAACTTAACCTTTTTAGAAACAATCCTTACGGGAAAGTTTTCGGCTCCTTTTAAAAGAGAAGATATACCCTATGCAAAGGATACTTTAGATTATTTAGGAATTAATTATTATACAAGATTATATGTAGGATTTGATGTTAAAGCTTTTCCATACTTTATAAAGATTTATGTTCCTGATAATGTAGAAAAAAGTGATTTTGGATGGGAAATTTATCCTGAAGGTTTTTATAGAGTAGTGAAAAGATTCTGGGAAATGGTAAAAAAGCCTATAATAATAACAGAAAATGGAATATCTGATGCAAAAGACGAAAAGAGACCCAAATATCTGATTTCTCATCTTATAGAATTACATAGAGCAATTCAGGCGGGAGTTAAAGTTTTGGGATATCTTCATTGGTCTCTTATGGATAATTTTGAATGGGCAGAAGGATTTTCTCAAAGATTTGGCTTGATAGAAGTAGATTTTAAAACTCAGGAGAGAAAATGGAGGGAAAGTGGTAAAATTTATAAAAATATAGCAGAAAATAATGGAATTTCTGAAGAATTAATAGAAAGATATATGAAATAG